A genomic window from Ilyobacter polytropus DSM 2926 includes:
- a CDS encoding iron-containing alcohol dehydrogenase, whose amino-acid sequence MGIFHVKTEIYSGIGVREVLEMDNLKKVIIITDPVMVKLGLVEIVEKTLEELKVNYDIFDEVEVDPTLESVKKGLEKVMKFAPDKMIALGGGSAIDSAKSIYYFMKKSGKEIPIIAIPTTSGTGSEVTSYAVITDKKKKVKIPIKDEDMIPEKAILDPVFTKTLPRVVVADGGIDALTHAIESYTCKSANFYTQTFALTAIVGIFKNILKVYNNIEDEDARVEMGKASCMAGIAFDRSGLGINHSIAHVIGGRFHKSHGRSNGVILPYVIKFNSSDKETAKRYWQISKRLGLPSETKEQGAESLAVAVEVLNKCLGIPSCLKEMEIGWEAYKKLIPEMAKTAMEDICTDGNIKKVSQGDMEEIFQKIY is encoded by the coding sequence ATGGGAATATTTCATGTCAAAACTGAGATATACTCCGGTATAGGGGTTAGAGAAGTTTTAGAAATGGATAATCTGAAAAAGGTAATTATTATAACTGACCCTGTGATGGTTAAGCTAGGATTGGTTGAAATTGTAGAAAAGACATTGGAAGAGCTGAAAGTGAATTATGATATTTTTGATGAGGTAGAAGTCGATCCGACTCTGGAATCTGTAAAAAAAGGGTTGGAAAAGGTAATGAAGTTCGCTCCGGATAAAATGATAGCCTTGGGAGGCGGTTCAGCCATAGATTCTGCCAAATCAATATATTATTTTATGAAAAAAAGCGGAAAAGAGATACCTATAATAGCTATTCCAACAACAAGTGGGACTGGTTCTGAAGTGACATCTTATGCAGTTATAACAGACAAAAAGAAAAAGGTGAAAATACCAATCAAAGATGAAGATATGATACCGGAAAAGGCAATACTTGACCCTGTATTTACTAAAACTCTGCCAAGAGTTGTTGTGGCAGACGGAGGGATAGATGCTCTCACACATGCCATAGAATCTTACACATGCAAAAGTGCAAATTTTTATACCCAAACATTTGCATTGACTGCGATTGTTGGGATTTTTAAAAATATTTTGAAGGTATATAACAACATTGAGGATGAAGATGCAAGAGTTGAAATGGGAAAAGCTTCATGTATGGCCGGGATAGCCTTTGATAGATCAGGATTGGGAATAAATCACAGTATAGCTCATGTAATCGGAGGTAGGTTTCATAAATCTCACGGAAGATCCAACGGAGTCATTCTTCCATACGTAATAAAATTTAATTCAAGTGATAAAGAGACAGCAAAAAGATATTGGCAGATTTCTAAAAGGCTGGGTTTGCCAAGTGAGACAAAAGAACAGGGAGCAGAAAGTCTCGCTGTAGCTGTAGAGGTTTTAAATAAATGCCTTGGAATTCCAAGTTGTTTGAAAGAAATGGAGATCGGCTGGGAGGCCTATAAAAAATTGATTCCTGAAATGGCTAAAACTGCCATGGAAGATATCTGCACCGATGGAAATATTAAAAAAGTTTCTCAGGGGGATATGGAGGAAATATTCCAAAAGATTTATTAA
- the pduB gene encoding propanediol utilization microcompartment protein PduB, whose protein sequence is MQENLVEKMMAEVMEKLGGEQKKDEPVVNTECRLTEFVGTTTLGDTIGLVIANVDPALHEAMGIDKKYRSIGIMGARTGAGPHIMAADEAVKATNTEVISIELPRDTKGGAGHGSLILFGAEDVSDAKRAVEVALNAVNEKFGDVYANDAGHIELQYTARASYACNKAFNAPLGKSFGLIVGAPAAIGVVIADTALKAANVEVLAYSSPSNGTSLSNESILAICGDSGAVRQAVLTAKEVGVKLLETMGGSAPSVTTPYI, encoded by the coding sequence ATGCAAGAAAATCTGGTAGAAAAAATGATGGCTGAAGTAATGGAAAAATTGGGAGGCGAACAGAAAAAAGATGAACCTGTTGTAAATACAGAGTGTCGTCTGACAGAATTTGTAGGAACTACAACTTTAGGTGACACAATAGGCCTTGTGATCGCCAATGTAGACCCTGCATTGCACGAAGCCATGGGAATAGACAAAAAATATCGTTCGATTGGAATTATGGGGGCAAGAACTGGGGCAGGACCACATATTATGGCTGCAGATGAAGCTGTAAAAGCCACCAACACAGAGGTTATATCTATAGAACTTCCTAGAGATACAAAGGGAGGAGCAGGACATGGTTCTTTGATTTTATTTGGTGCTGAAGATGTGTCTGATGCCAAAAGAGCGGTAGAAGTTGCTCTTAATGCGGTTAATGAAAAATTTGGAGACGTATATGCAAATGATGCAGGGCATATAGAACTTCAGTATACAGCTAGAGCTTCTTATGCTTGTAATAAAGCATTTAATGCACCTCTAGGAAAATCTTTTGGATTAATAGTAGGAGCTCCGGCGGCTATAGGGGTAGTTATAGCAGATACAGCCTTAAAGGCAGCCAATGTAGAAGTACTTGCTTATTCATCTCCTTCTAATGGAACTAGTCTTTCAAATGAGTCTATTTTAGCAATTTGCGGAGATTCTGGAGCAGTTAGACAAGCTGTTTTAACAGCAAAAGAGGTTGGAGTTAAGCTTCTAGAGACAATGGGAGGATCTGCACCTTCAGTAACTACACCATATATTTAA
- a CDS encoding propanediol/glycerol family dehydratase large subunit gives MKSKRFEVLGDRPVNKDGYIKEWPEKGLIAMDSPLDPKPSVKVVNGKIVELDGKKEADFDLLDSFIANYGINIENAEKVMAMDSREIAKMLVDINISRDEVKKVTLSLTPAKAAQVMTHMTVLEMMMAVNKMRARRTPSNQCHVTNLKDNPVQIAADAAEAALRGFSEQETTVGIVRYAPFNALALLVGAQVGRPGVLTQCAVEEATELLLGMRALTNYAETVSVYGTEQVFIDGDDTPWSKTFLASAYASRGLKMRYTSGSGSEVLMGYAEGCSMLYLETRCLFVTKGAGVQGIQNGSVSCVGVPGGVPGGVREILAENLVAMMLDLECASSNDQTFTHSDLRRVSRSLMQMIPGTDFICSGYSSTPNYDNMFAGSNWDAEDYDDWNIIQRDLKIDAGLHPVDKDEVIKARNKAARAIQGIFDALGFPEVTDEEVEAATYAHGSKDMPARDVVTDLKAAQELMTRGITGIDLVKALKTKGFDDVASDLLQVLKLRVSGDLLHTSAILDGDFNVISAVNDRNNYSGPGTGYQISDERWEKISNIPNAIDPTTIK, from the coding sequence ATGAAATCAAAACGTTTTGAAGTATTGGGAGATAGACCTGTAAATAAAGATGGATATATAAAGGAATGGCCAGAAAAAGGGCTGATTGCAATGGATTCTCCATTGGATCCTAAACCAAGTGTAAAAGTTGTAAATGGAAAGATAGTAGAGCTTGATGGAAAAAAAGAAGCTGACTTTGATCTTTTAGACAGTTTCATTGCTAATTATGGGATAAATATAGAAAATGCGGAAAAAGTAATGGCCATGGATTCTAGAGAAATAGCCAAAATGCTGGTAGATATCAATATTTCTAGAGATGAAGTAAAAAAAGTAACTCTATCCTTGACTCCTGCAAAGGCTGCTCAGGTAATGACACACATGACTGTTCTTGAGATGATGATGGCTGTAAATAAAATGAGAGCCAGAAGAACTCCGTCAAATCAGTGTCATGTAACAAACTTGAAGGACAATCCGGTACAGATAGCAGCAGACGCAGCAGAAGCAGCTCTAAGAGGATTCTCTGAACAGGAAACAACAGTAGGGATAGTTAGATATGCTCCTTTTAATGCTTTGGCATTACTTGTGGGAGCTCAGGTTGGAAGACCAGGAGTATTGACTCAGTGTGCCGTAGAAGAAGCTACAGAACTACTTCTAGGGATGAGAGCACTGACTAACTATGCAGAAACAGTATCGGTATATGGAACAGAACAAGTATTTATAGATGGAGATGACACTCCTTGGTCTAAGACATTCCTAGCATCAGCTTATGCCTCTAGAGGGCTTAAGATGAGATATACATCAGGAAGTGGATCTGAGGTATTGATGGGTTATGCAGAAGGATGCTCGATGCTATATCTTGAAACTCGTTGTCTTTTTGTTACAAAAGGAGCCGGGGTACAAGGAATACAAAATGGTTCTGTAAGTTGTGTAGGAGTACCTGGAGGGGTACCTGGAGGTGTCAGAGAGATTCTTGCTGAAAACCTAGTAGCTATGATGCTAGACCTTGAGTGTGCATCAAGTAATGACCAGACATTTACACACTCTGATTTAAGAAGAGTGTCTAGAAGTTTGATGCAGATGATACCAGGAACTGACTTTATATGTTCTGGATATAGTTCTACACCAAACTATGACAATATGTTTGCAGGTTCAAACTGGGATGCAGAAGATTATGATGACTGGAATATAATCCAGAGAGACTTAAAGATAGACGCAGGTCTGCACCCTGTGGACAAAGATGAAGTAATAAAGGCTAGAAATAAAGCAGCAAGAGCAATTCAGGGTATTTTTGATGCTCTTGGATTCCCTGAGGTTACTGATGAAGAGGTAGAGGCAGCTACTTATGCTCACGGAAGTAAAGATATGCCGGCAAGAGATGTTGTAACAGATCTGAAAGCAGCTCAAGAACTTATGACAAGAGGAATAACAGGTATAGACTTAGTTAAAGCCTTGAAAACAAAAGGATTTGATGATGTGGCTTCTGATCTTTTACAGGTACTTAAATTGAGAGTGTCTGGAGACCTTCTACATACATCGGCAATATTAGATGGTGACTTCAATGTAATAAGTGCGGTAAACGACAGAAATAATTACAGTGGTCCAGGAACAGGTTATCAGATATCTGATGAAAGATGGGAAAAAATTTCAAATATTCCAAATGCGATAGATCCAACAACAATTAAATAA
- a CDS encoding propanediol/glycerol family dehydratase medium subunit, which translates to MQLNEQAIRGIIEEVVKRYASGATPIETTSNPVSQGKLEITEVGEATKGMSKDEVVIAVAPAFAKYQTETITKIPHSDVLKEMMAGIEEEGLKPRLIRVLRTSDVSFLANDGAKLSGSGIGIGIQSKGTTVIHQKDLFPLSNLELFPQAPLLQREHFRMIGKNAAKYAKGESPNPVPQMNDQMARPKYQAIAALLHIKETEHVVKNSAPVELKVKFK; encoded by the coding sequence ATGCAGTTAAATGAGCAGGCGATTCGTGGAATTATAGAAGAAGTGGTAAAAAGATATGCAAGCGGTGCAACACCTATTGAAACAACATCGAACCCGGTTTCTCAAGGAAAACTTGAGATTACAGAAGTAGGAGAAGCCACAAAAGGGATGAGCAAGGACGAAGTGGTAATAGCTGTAGCTCCTGCTTTTGCCAAGTACCAGACAGAAACAATTACTAAGATACCTCACTCAGATGTGTTGAAAGAGATGATGGCAGGAATAGAGGAAGAAGGTTTAAAGCCTAGACTGATAAGAGTTCTAAGAACTTCAGATGTATCGTTTTTGGCAAATGACGGAGCAAAACTAAGTGGATCAGGGATAGGTATAGGAATTCAGTCAAAGGGAACTACAGTAATTCACCAAAAAGACTTATTTCCACTATCAAACCTAGAACTATTTCCTCAGGCACCTCTTTTACAAAGAGAGCATTTCAGAATGATAGGTAAAAATGCAGCTAAATATGCAAAGGGTGAATCACCTAATCCGGTGCCTCAGATGAATGACCAGATGGCAAGACCTAAATATCAAGCAATAGCTGCACTTCTTCATATAAAAGAGACTGAACATGTAGTTAAAAATTCGGCTCCTGTAGAATTAAAAGTAAAATTTAAATAA
- a CDS encoding diol dehydratase small subunit has protein sequence MLEKMIREAILSMSGESESCGVNTGTISVKDYPLSKNKADVLKSSTGKSLKDFTVENVMNGSIKPEDIRISPETLEMQAQVAESDGRKAFAQNLRRAAELIAVPDDRILEIYDKLRPYRSTKDELLGIASELETKYNAKINAALVREATVLYEKRDRLKR, from the coding sequence ATGTTGGAAAAAATGATAAGAGAAGCAATCCTTTCAATGTCAGGAGAGAGTGAGAGCTGTGGTGTAAACACAGGAACTATATCTGTAAAAGATTATCCTTTGAGTAAAAATAAAGCTGATGTTTTAAAATCTTCTACTGGAAAAAGTCTTAAAGACTTTACTGTGGAAAATGTAATGAACGGAAGTATAAAACCTGAAGATATAAGAATATCTCCAGAAACTCTTGAAATGCAGGCACAGGTAGCAGAGTCAGACGGAAGAAAGGCTTTTGCACAAAATCTTAGAAGGGCCGCAGAGCTTATCGCAGTTCCTGATGACAGAATTCTAGAGATATATGACAAGTTAAGACCTTATAGATCAACTAAAGACGAACTTCTAGGAATAGCAAGTGAATTGGAGACAAAATACAATGCAAAAATAAATGCCGCACTTGTGAGAGAAGCTACAGTTCTTTATGAAAAACGAGACAGACTAAAAAGATAA
- a CDS encoding diol dehydratase reactivase subunit alpha, with protein sequence MKLIVGIDIGNATTESTLAQVDGEKVQVLSSGIVKTTGIKGTKENIKGVFKSLQKALENCGKTLEEVSLIRINEAAPVIGDVAMETITETIITESTMIGHNPSTPGGIGIGVGISLPIEDIKKDHVGVEVIALINKDVDFQVAARTINNLVKMGVNITGAIVQKDDAVLINNRLDRKIPIIDEVLHIEKVPVNMKTAIEVSEKGKVISMLSNPYGIATLFDLTPEETKMIMPLSRALIGNRSAVVIKTPKGDVKSKIIPAGELNITGESKKRSVRVDRGSKEIMSAIKACHPVNDIYGETGTNAGGMLEKVRVVMAQLTDQNVKNIKIQDLLAVDTFVPQKVVGGMAGEFAMENAIGVAAMVKADKLQMKMVASNLEEKLDIAVEVGGVEAEMAIIGSLTTPGTTKPLAILDMGAGSTDASIITKSGEISSCHLAGAGNMVTMLIDRELGLGDFDLAEDIKKYPLAKVESLFHIRHEDGSVQFFDTQLDPGIFARIVILKDGEMQPLEIDGNIEKIKNIRREAKKKVFVENGIRALVRISPTSNIRDIDYVVLVGGSALDFEIPQMITDSLAHYGIVAGRGNIRGVEGPRNAVATGLSLSYREG encoded by the coding sequence GTGAAATTAATCGTAGGAATAGATATAGGAAATGCTACTACAGAAAGTACCCTTGCTCAGGTAGATGGAGAAAAGGTCCAAGTACTAAGTAGTGGAATAGTAAAAACTACCGGGATTAAGGGTACCAAAGAAAATATTAAGGGAGTCTTCAAATCACTTCAAAAAGCACTTGAAAACTGCGGAAAGACATTGGAAGAAGTATCTCTTATAAGAATAAATGAGGCAGCTCCTGTTATTGGTGATGTGGCCATGGAAACAATCACAGAAACCATAATAACGGAATCTACTATGATAGGTCATAACCCTTCTACTCCAGGAGGAATAGGAATAGGTGTTGGAATTTCACTTCCAATCGAAGATATAAAGAAAGACCACGTTGGAGTAGAGGTAATAGCCCTTATTAATAAGGATGTTGATTTCCAAGTGGCAGCAAGAACAATAAATAATCTTGTAAAAATGGGAGTTAATATAACAGGGGCAATTGTCCAAAAAGACGATGCAGTCCTTATAAATAACAGGCTAGATAGGAAAATACCCATTATAGATGAAGTTCTCCATATTGAGAAAGTACCTGTAAATATGAAGACGGCTATAGAGGTCTCTGAAAAAGGTAAAGTAATCTCTATGCTCTCTAATCCCTACGGGATTGCCACTTTATTTGATCTAACCCCAGAAGAAACTAAAATGATAATGCCGCTATCTAGGGCTCTTATCGGGAACAGGTCGGCTGTTGTAATAAAAACCCCTAAGGGAGATGTAAAATCTAAAATTATCCCTGCTGGGGAATTAAATATAACAGGTGAATCTAAAAAAAGATCTGTACGAGTGGACAGGGGTTCAAAAGAGATAATGAGTGCTATAAAAGCATGCCATCCTGTCAACGATATCTACGGAGAAACGGGTACCAATGCAGGTGGAATGTTAGAAAAAGTAAGAGTGGTAATGGCTCAGTTGACAGATCAAAATGTAAAAAATATTAAAATCCAGGATTTGTTAGCTGTAGATACCTTTGTTCCTCAAAAAGTAGTAGGGGGAATGGCAGGGGAATTTGCCATGGAAAATGCAATCGGAGTAGCGGCCATGGTAAAAGCTGACAAGCTTCAAATGAAAATGGTTGCTAGTAATCTTGAAGAAAAATTAGATATAGCTGTAGAAGTAGGGGGAGTAGAAGCAGAGATGGCTATAATCGGTTCTCTTACTACTCCTGGAACCACAAAACCTCTTGCAATATTGGATATGGGTGCTGGCTCAACAGACGCATCTATTATAACAAAATCCGGGGAGATATCTTCGTGTCATTTGGCAGGAGCTGGGAATATGGTAACAATGCTTATAGACAGAGAGTTGGGTCTAGGGGATTTTGACCTAGCTGAAGATATAAAAAAATATCCTCTGGCAAAGGTGGAAAGCTTATTTCATATAAGGCATGAAGACGGAAGTGTACAGTTTTTTGATACACAACTAGATCCAGGTATATTTGCAAGAATAGTAATATTGAAAGACGGAGAGATGCAACCTCTGGAAATAGATGGGAATATAGAAAAGATCAAAAACATAAGAAGAGAAGCAAAGAAAAAAGTTTTCGTAGAAAACGGAATAAGGGCCTTGGTGAGAATATCTCCTACGAGCAATATAAGAGATATTGATTATGTGGTTTTGGTAGGAGGTTCAGCACTTGATTTTGAAATTCCTCAGATGATTACTGACAGCCTTGCTCATTATGGAATAGTGGCAGGACGAGGAAATATAAGAGGAGTGGAAGGACCTAGGAATGCTGTGGCAACAGGACTATCTCTTTCATATAGGGAGGGATAA
- a CDS encoding glycerol dehydratase reactivase beta/small subunit family protein — translation MENIAINIYYSNSLKINGDLEEILFGIEEEGLPWIVTESEEKDSKVLGNIASQSSKLGVGIGIGIDGVTLHHDKLEKYKPLFTFPLSSMKETFRMLGMNGARLIKGEPFVIPKGGK, via the coding sequence ATGGAAAATATAGCAATAAATATATATTATTCCAATTCTCTGAAGATAAATGGTGATCTGGAAGAGATACTTTTTGGAATAGAAGAAGAGGGACTGCCGTGGATTGTGACAGAGTCTGAAGAAAAAGATTCAAAAGTATTGGGAAATATAGCTTCTCAGTCATCAAAGCTTGGTGTTGGTATTGGAATAGGCATCGATGGGGTGACCCTTCATCATGATAAGTTGGAAAAATATAAACCATTGTTTACTTTTCCTTTGTCGAGTATGAAAGAAACCTTTAGAATGCTAGGGATGAACGGAGCTAGATTAATAAAAGGGGAACCTTTCGTTATCCCCAAAGGAGGGAAATAA
- a CDS encoding BMC domain-containing protein has translation MGNSLGFIEVVGMLGAIEACDAAVKSAYVELVRCELTKGSGWVTIVLKGDVAAVKAGVDAAVASAERVSKVVSYTVIARPSEELRKITPDKPAQSREKKDEQSENKNDKDEKRVTEEKPLVEAEKKEEKIAQPKALPEKKEEKIVQLKTLPEKVAVKETATAEKQESKPDEGKSTGTTRRRRTTRTAKK, from the coding sequence ATGGGTAACTCATTAGGATTTATTGAGGTAGTAGGAATGTTAGGGGCTATAGAGGCCTGTGATGCGGCAGTTAAATCAGCTTATGTAGAACTTGTAAGATGTGAGCTTACGAAAGGTAGCGGTTGGGTTACTATAGTTTTAAAAGGAGATGTAGCAGCTGTAAAAGCCGGAGTAGATGCGGCAGTAGCCTCTGCTGAAAGGGTTTCAAAGGTAGTTAGCTATACAGTAATAGCTAGGCCTTCTGAAGAGCTTAGGAAAATAACCCCAGACAAACCTGCCCAATCAAGAGAAAAAAAAGATGAACAATCTGAAAATAAAAATGATAAAGATGAAAAAAGAGTAACTGAAGAAAAGCCTTTGGTTGAAGCAGAAAAAAAAGAAGAAAAAATAGCTCAACCTAAGGCTTTACCAGAAAAAAAAGAGGAAAAAATAGTTCAACTGAAAACTTTACCAGAAAAAGTTGCAGTTAAAGAAACAGCCACAGCAGAAAAACAAGAAAGTAAACCTGATGAAGGAAAATCAACGGGAACAACTAGAAGACGAAGAACAACTAGAACAGCAAAAAAATAA
- a CDS encoding BMC domain-containing protein, with protein sequence MGNALGLIETKGLVGAIEAADAMTKSANVELVGYEKIGSGLITVMVRGDVGAVKAAVDAGAAAAERLGSVQAAHVIPRPHTDTEKLLEKLEK encoded by the coding sequence ATGGGAAATGCGTTAGGATTAATTGAAACTAAAGGACTTGTAGGAGCGATAGAGGCGGCAGATGCTATGACAAAATCTGCAAATGTTGAATTAGTAGGATATGAAAAAATAGGTTCTGGTCTCATAACTGTAATGGTAAGAGGAGATGTAGGAGCAGTAAAAGCAGCAGTAGACGCTGGAGCCGCAGCAGCAGAAAGACTAGGAAGCGTTCAGGCTGCTCATGTAATCCCTAGACCTCATACAGATACAGAAAAATTACTAGAAAAGTTAGAAAAGTAA
- the pduL gene encoding phosphate propanoyltransferase has product MKPCKKTLELVLKEVLSDIISDEVVVGVSNRHLHISQNDLEKIFGPDYKLTKMKELRQPGHYAANETVTIIGPKGKMDKIRILGPVRKETQVEISMSDAFKLGIKAPVKESGKLEGTPGLTIVGPKGTLKTDKGVIVAGRHIHMPKFIADIKGYKDGDMVSVETSGERKALFHNVLIRVGSNVVKEIHLDMDEANASGASNGDFVKIIRD; this is encoded by the coding sequence ATGAAGCCGTGTAAAAAGACATTGGAGCTTGTATTAAAGGAGGTTCTTTCTGATATTATTTCTGATGAAGTAGTCGTTGGAGTATCAAATAGACACCTGCATATTTCCCAAAATGATCTTGAAAAAATTTTTGGGCCAGATTACAAGCTAACCAAAATGAAAGAGTTGCGACAGCCAGGGCATTATGCAGCAAATGAAACGGTAACTATTATTGGACCAAAAGGAAAGATGGATAAGATCAGAATTTTAGGTCCAGTAAGAAAAGAAACTCAGGTTGAGATATCCATGTCTGATGCTTTTAAACTTGGAATAAAAGCTCCTGTGAAAGAGTCAGGTAAGTTAGAAGGAACACCTGGTCTAACAATAGTAGGGCCTAAAGGTACTCTGAAAACAGATAAAGGCGTGATAGTGGCAGGGAGACATATACACATGCCCAAATTTATTGCCGATATTAAAGGCTATAAAGATGGAGATATGGTATCTGTGGAAACTTCTGGAGAAAGAAAAGCGTTATTTCATAATGTTTTGATAAGAGTGGGATCTAATGTAGTGAAAGAGATTCACTTGGATATGGATGAAGCAAATGCTTCAGGCGCATCAAATGGTGATTTTGTAAAAATAATAAGGGATTAA
- a CDS encoding flavoprotein, translating into MEFDLLIDHIVKEVIEKLKTQNPVMELKKKRCLVIVNGGTAGLEQVLLQLKEISSNYELQIMFSESGKEIIGEDRFSQYETKDPSLMEVSSFIKDIDMILLPLLTKNTCAKVAVGIRDNAVTYLISKGITSGKKIVAVNDSCTAEGGTVYADQINLNIKKLKSYGITFVKSTKLSNYILREEKNKNTCLREKKIITLKDLFNVKNCKILLSKDTIVTALAEEKARENKVSFEIEE; encoded by the coding sequence ATGGAATTTGACCTATTGATAGATCATATAGTCAAAGAAGTCATTGAAAAATTAAAAACTCAAAATCCAGTAATGGAATTGAAAAAAAAGAGATGTCTTGTAATAGTTAATGGAGGAACCGCAGGTCTAGAACAAGTCCTTTTGCAGCTAAAGGAAATCTCGTCCAATTATGAATTGCAGATTATGTTTTCTGAGTCGGGAAAAGAAATAATCGGAGAAGACAGATTTTCTCAATATGAGACAAAGGATCCTTCTTTAATGGAAGTTTCTTCTTTTATTAAAGATATTGATATGATTTTACTCCCTTTGCTTACTAAAAATACATGTGCTAAAGTTGCTGTGGGAATAAGGGATAATGCTGTCACTTATCTTATTTCTAAAGGGATAACCTCTGGAAAAAAGATTGTAGCAGTAAATGATTCCTGCACTGCAGAAGGAGGCACAGTTTATGCAGATCAGATCAATCTTAATATAAAAAAGCTCAAGAGTTACGGTATTACATTTGTAAAAAGTACTAAACTGTCTAATTATATATTAAGAGAAGAAAAAAATAAAAATACCTGTCTCAGAGAGAAAAAAATTATAACTTTGAAAGACTTGTTTAACGTGAAAAACTGCAAAATTTTATTGTCAAAGGACACTATAGTCACAGCTCTTGCAGAAGAAAAAGCCAGAGAAAATAAGGTGAGCTTCGAAATAGAGGAATAA
- a CDS encoding EutN/CcmL family microcompartment protein — MFLAKVVGKVVATTKNEGLNGKKILIVAPIDMDGNISGNEFVSIDSVGAGIGDQILVTKGSVSTYAFDNKNIPVDSAIVAIIDVIEKN, encoded by the coding sequence ATGTTTTTAGCTAAAGTAGTAGGAAAGGTAGTGGCCACAACTAAAAACGAAGGGTTGAACGGGAAGAAAATTCTGATAGTTGCCCCTATAGATATGGACGGGAATATCTCCGGAAATGAATTTGTGAGCATAGACAGTGTCGGGGCCGGAATCGGAGACCAGATATTGGTAACAAAAGGAAGTGTTTCTACATATGCTTTTGACAATAAGAACATTCCTGTGGATTCTGCAATTGTAGCTATTATTGACGTAATAGAGAAAAATTAG
- a CDS encoding cob(I)yrinic acid a,c-diamide adenosyltransferase — translation MGEVYTNLVSVYTKKGDSGDTGLYGGSRVSKTDIKVDTYGSIDEASSFIGVARALIKDEKIKTTLYKIQEKFIIIGGYLSSDRNGVLKLKEKISDDDVIKLEKEIDYFSKDLLPLKNFIIPGENIQSSSLHVARTVVRRSERKIVQLKERRDVPREILKYINRTSDLLFILARVTEGQEAISYISKDIMERMEKPESENRLITGKTSWKGRDMESKNMLSLEDAKEIVYAGEKKAAELGKDFVFAVVNSEGNLILEEKMDNAILASTDIALKKAYTSAALKMPTSELADLVKPGASLYGLHSDSKYVVFGGGYPLELKGEVVGAVGVSGGTVEEDMTIVDACVESFIKRED, via the coding sequence GTGGGAGAAGTCTACACCAATTTGGTAAGTGTTTACACTAAAAAGGGAGATTCTGGTGATACGGGACTTTACGGAGGGTCAAGAGTCTCTAAAACAGATATAAAAGTAGATACCTATGGGAGTATAGATGAGGCCAGTTCTTTTATAGGAGTTGCAAGAGCATTAATAAAAGATGAAAAGATAAAAACAACTCTGTATAAAATTCAGGAAAAATTTATCATAATAGGCGGATATCTGTCTAGTGACAGAAATGGAGTTTTAAAATTAAAGGAAAAGATTTCTGATGATGACGTAATTAAACTAGAAAAAGAAATAGACTACTTTTCAAAAGATCTTCTTCCCCTTAAAAACTTTATAATTCCAGGGGAAAATATTCAGTCTTCTTCTCTACATGTTGCAAGAACTGTGGTACGTAGAAGTGAAAGAAAGATTGTTCAATTAAAAGAGAGAAGAGATGTTCCGAGAGAGATTTTAAAATATATTAACAGGACTTCAGACCTTTTATTTATTCTAGCTAGAGTAACAGAAGGCCAGGAGGCTATAAGTTATATATCAAAAGATATCATGGAAAGAATGGAAAAACCTGAATCTGAAAATAGATTAATAACTGGAAAAACAAGTTGGAAAGGAAGGGATATGGAAAGTAAAAATATGCTTAGTTTAGAGGATGCCAAAGAAATAGTATATGCAGGGGAAAAAAAAGCTGCTGAACTTGGTAAGGATTTTGTTTTTGCAGTTGTAAATTCAGAGGGGAATTTAATACTGGAAGAAAAAATGGACAACGCCATTTTGGCAAGTACAGATATCGCTCTTAAAAAAGCCTATACATCTGCTGCCCTAAAGATGCCTACCTCTGAACTTGCAGATTTGGTTAAGCCTGGGGCATCTCTTTACGGTCTTCATTCAGACTCTAAATATGTGGTATTCGGAGGCGGATACCCACTGGAATTAAAAGGAGAAGTGGTAGGAGCAGTAGGGGTTAGTGGTGGTACGGTAGAAGAGGATATGACCATTGTGGATGCATGTGTTGAATCCTTTATAAAACGGGAGGACTAA